Proteins encoded by one window of Cyprinus carpio isolate SPL01 chromosome B6, ASM1834038v1, whole genome shotgun sequence:
- the LOC122137676 gene encoding prothymosin alpha-A encodes MADTKVDTSSEVSAKDLKEKKQVEEAENGKDAPANGNAENEENGDPENEVDEEDDEVAEEDEEDDGEGDDDDDEDDDEAEGGTGKRAAEDDDDDDEDDVETKKQKTDV; translated from the exons ATGGCTGACACAAAAGTCGATACCAGCTCGGAAGTCTCCGCCAAG GACCTTAAAGAAAAGAAGCAGGTTGAGGAGGCAGAAAACGGAAAGGATGCCCCTGCTAATGGAAATGCG gaaaacGAGGAGAATGGCGATCCAGAAAATGAAGTagatgaggaggatgatgaggtggctgaagaggatgaggaagatgatggAGAAG gtgatgatgatgatgatgaagatgatgatgaggcTGAGGGTGGCACAGGAAAAAGAGCggctgaggatgatgatgatgatgatgag GATGATGTTGAAACCAAGAAGCAAAAGACTGATGTGTAA